Proteins encoded together in one Acidobacteriota bacterium window:
- a CDS encoding methyltransferase domain-containing protein — protein sequence MSVNEDKMNALLQQMVGDMGAASVAPLVLLGDRLGLYKALDQHGPMSTEDLANRTGTTERYVREWCSAQAGSGYIDFDEATGRFSLSREQAAVFADADSPTCMIGGYYAISSMFIDEPKITHAFQSGEGVSWGEHNACLFCGTEKFFRPGYKASLVEEWLPALEGVTEKLKSGARVADIGCGHGASTLVMAEAFPKSTFIGFDFHEPSIECSNKLAKDAGLDNVRFEVATAKNFPGNDYDLVAYFDCLHDMGDPVGAMAHTHQALKKDGTLMLVEPFAHDNLKENLNPIGRMFYAFSTMICTPASISQEVGLALGAQAGEKRLGSVARDGGFRQFRRATETPFNLILEGKP from the coding sequence ATGAGTGTGAACGAAGACAAGATGAACGCGCTATTGCAGCAGATGGTGGGCGATATGGGGGCTGCTTCGGTAGCGCCGTTGGTTCTGCTTGGTGACCGACTCGGTCTCTACAAGGCACTCGACCAGCACGGCCCGATGAGCACCGAAGACCTGGCTAACCGCACCGGAACCACCGAACGCTACGTGCGCGAGTGGTGCTCCGCGCAAGCCGGTTCGGGATACATTGACTTCGACGAAGCGACGGGACGATTCAGTTTGAGCCGCGAGCAGGCCGCAGTGTTCGCGGACGCTGACAGTCCGACCTGCATGATCGGTGGCTACTATGCGATCAGCTCGATGTTCATCGACGAACCGAAGATCACCCACGCGTTTCAGTCTGGCGAGGGTGTGTCGTGGGGCGAGCACAACGCGTGTCTTTTCTGTGGAACGGAGAAGTTCTTCCGCCCTGGCTACAAGGCCAGTCTCGTCGAAGAGTGGCTGCCCGCTCTCGAGGGTGTGACCGAAAAACTGAAAAGTGGTGCCCGGGTGGCGGACATCGGCTGCGGACACGGTGCATCGACGCTGGTGATGGCCGAGGCGTTCCCGAAGTCAACGTTCATCGGTTTCGACTTCCATGAGCCGTCAATCGAGTGTTCGAACAAGCTCGCAAAGGACGCCGGACTTGACAACGTTCGCTTCGAGGTCGCTACGGCCAAGAACTTTCCGGGCAACGACTATGATCTCGTCGCATACTTCGACTGCCTCCACGACATGGGTGACCCCGTGGGTGCGATGGCGCACACACACCAGGCGTTGAAGAAGGACGGGACGTTGATGCTGGTCGAGCCATTCGCTCACGACAACCTGAAGGAAAACCTAAACCCGATCGGCCGGATGTTCTACGCTTTCTCGACGATGATTTGCACCCCGGCGTCGATCAGCCAGGAAGTCGGCTTGGCTCTCGGCGCACAGGCCGGCGAGAAACGACTGGGGTCCGTCGCGCGTGACGGTGGTTTTCGCCAATTTCGTCGGGCCACTGAAACACCGTTCAACCTCATTCTAGAAGGCAAACCTTGA
- a CDS encoding aldehyde dehydrogenase family protein → MPHKQYSLRIPDHAGTGLSTKVHSPYSGEVVAEVEELDAAGMTRAIDAAVAAFRKNRAGLPAHERQAILSRLAELLHGRHEELSLLIAREGGKPLTDARIEVTRAINSVRIAGDEAVRIHGREVPMQGASAAMGRLSFTTREPIGVVAAVSAFNHPLNLISHQVAPAVAAGCPVLIKPAPDTPVTCMVFMELLREAGLPPELGMAVPCSNEVAELLVTSDRIAFFSFIGSARVGWYLRSQLAPGVRCALEHGGASPVIVDETADLERTLPSLIKGGYYHAGQVCVSVQRVFVHRSRREEFLERLTTGVRSLVVGDPTKDKTEVGPLIRQAEVERVHEWVREAAAGGAGVIAGGEPLDHQCYQPTVLDGPPAGTKVMTEEIFGPVVAVNAFDTLGEAIRRANDVRWAFQAAIFTQDVDRALQAARELESSAVMINDNSAFRVDWMPFGGRGSSGLGVGGIGATVRDLAVEKLIVVKYRETPRST, encoded by the coding sequence ATGCCGCACAAACAGTACTCGCTTCGCATACCCGATCATGCAGGCACGGGCCTCAGCACGAAGGTGCATTCGCCTTACTCCGGCGAGGTGGTGGCCGAAGTCGAAGAACTCGACGCGGCGGGAATGACCCGCGCGATCGACGCCGCGGTTGCGGCCTTCCGAAAGAATCGCGCCGGCCTCCCCGCACACGAGCGACAGGCGATCCTGTCTCGCCTGGCGGAGCTGTTGCACGGGAGGCACGAAGAGCTGTCCCTGCTAATCGCGCGGGAAGGCGGCAAGCCCCTGACGGATGCACGGATCGAGGTGACACGAGCGATCAACAGCGTTCGGATTGCCGGCGACGAAGCGGTGCGAATCCACGGCCGGGAGGTGCCGATGCAGGGCGCTTCGGCCGCCATGGGGCGACTGTCATTCACTACGCGGGAGCCGATCGGTGTCGTGGCGGCGGTTAGCGCGTTCAACCATCCCCTCAATCTCATCTCGCATCAGGTCGCTCCCGCCGTGGCGGCGGGCTGCCCGGTCCTGATCAAGCCGGCGCCCGACACGCCGGTGACCTGCATGGTGTTCATGGAGCTTCTCCGCGAGGCGGGCCTTCCTCCGGAGCTGGGCATGGCCGTTCCCTGCTCCAACGAAGTCGCCGAACTCCTGGTCACCAGTGACCGGATCGCGTTCTTCAGCTTCATTGGTAGTGCCCGCGTCGGCTGGTACTTGCGATCACAACTGGCGCCCGGCGTTCGTTGCGCGCTGGAGCACGGCGGCGCGTCGCCCGTGATCGTGGACGAGACGGCCGACCTCGAGCGCACCCTGCCGTCACTGATCAAGGGCGGCTACTACCACGCGGGGCAGGTCTGCGTGAGCGTCCAGCGCGTGTTCGTGCACCGGTCCCGCCGGGAGGAATTTCTGGAACGTCTGACAACGGGCGTGCGGAGCCTTGTGGTCGGAGATCCCACGAAGGACAAGACCGAGGTCGGCCCTCTGATTCGGCAAGCCGAGGTCGAGCGCGTGCACGAATGGGTAAGAGAGGCGGCGGCCGGGGGAGCCGGTGTCATCGCGGGCGGCGAGCCGTTGGATCACCAGTGCTACCAGCCGACCGTCCTTGACGGGCCCCCGGCCGGAACGAAGGTGATGACCGAGGAGATCTTCGGCCCGGTCGTCGCCGTCAACGCCTTCGACACGCTGGGCGAAGCGATCCGGCGTGCCAACGACGTGCGCTGGGCGTTCCAGGCGGCCATCTTCACGCAGGATGTCGACCGGGCGCTGCAGGCGGCACGGGAACTCGAATCTTCGGCGGTGATGATCAACGACAACTCCGCGTTCCGCGTCGATTGGATGCCCTTCGGTGGGCGAGGGTCGTCAGGATTGGGCGTCGGCGGAATCGGCGCGACCGTGCGGGACCTGGCGGTGGAGAAACTCATCGTGGTCAAGTACCGCGAGACTCCGCGGTCGACCTGA